A window from Gemmatimonadales bacterium encodes these proteins:
- a CDS encoding sigma-70 family RNA polymerase sigma factor, whose translation MPSTAVLLERPRAVVTDAVRRAQAGDESAFEQLYREHAGRVYAVCLRLTANAVEARERTQDVFVRAWETLPSFRGESAFSTWLHRLAVNVVLMELRTARRRDARFLAETDAPEGGGAARDSSPALRMDLEAAVDALPPGARQVLVLHDIEGYQHQEIAEMLGIAEGTSKAHLFRARRLLREALNR comes from the coding sequence GTGCCGAGCACCGCGGTCCTCCTCGAGCGGCCCAGGGCGGTCGTGACCGACGCCGTTCGCCGCGCCCAGGCCGGCGACGAGTCTGCCTTCGAGCAACTCTATCGCGAGCACGCGGGCCGGGTCTATGCCGTGTGCCTCCGCCTAACGGCGAACGCGGTGGAAGCGCGCGAGCGCACCCAGGACGTCTTCGTCCGAGCGTGGGAAACGCTGCCGTCCTTCCGGGGCGAGAGCGCCTTTTCGACCTGGCTCCACCGGCTCGCCGTGAACGTCGTGCTGATGGAGCTGCGCACCGCACGGCGACGCGACGCGCGTTTTCTCGCCGAAACCGACGCGCCGGAAGGCGGGGGAGCGGCCCGCGACAGCTCCCCCGCGCTCCGCATGGACCTCGAGGCGGCGGTGGACGCGCTACCGCCCGGCGCGCGACAGGTGCTCGTATTGCACGACATCGAGGGTTACCAACACCAGGAGATCGCGGAGATGCTGGGCATCGCGGAAGGGACGTCCAAGGCGCACCTCTTCCGCGCGCGCCGGCTGCTCCGGGAGGCGTTGAACCGATGA
- a CDS encoding FecR domain-containing protein, with translation MKSHDDFELKRALDALPRSIEPPADFWPDIKPRLAARRRGWRTGSMRIAASMALLAAGIAGFAAVRRTQSTWHLAGVSGAPSRVYRVGESLNTDDTSRATLRVANIGEVEIEPNTRVRLVTARATLHRLALERGTIHARISAPPRLFFVETPSALAVDLGCAYDLTVDEYGNSVLHVTLGWVSFEEGGRESLVPAGMRSITRTGLGVGTPFADDAPEALRRALIAFDFEQGGDSALAIVLREAHASDAITLWHLISRVDASRRAEVYDRLASLSPPPQGVTREAALRLDHAALRLWWETLPGSIPITSDWGKTLWRLWLKLTAW, from the coding sequence ATGAAGAGCCACGACGACTTCGAGCTGAAGCGGGCGCTGGATGCGCTGCCGCGCTCCATCGAGCCGCCGGCCGACTTCTGGCCGGACATCAAGCCGCGCCTGGCTGCGCGTCGCAGGGGGTGGCGGACTGGATCCATGCGGATCGCCGCCTCCATGGCCTTGCTGGCGGCCGGCATCGCCGGCTTCGCCGCGGTCCGACGCACCCAGTCCACCTGGCACCTTGCCGGCGTCTCCGGCGCTCCAAGCCGCGTGTACCGCGTCGGCGAATCGCTCAACACCGACGACACCTCGCGCGCGACCCTCAGGGTCGCGAACATCGGTGAGGTCGAGATCGAGCCCAACACCCGCGTGCGACTGGTCACGGCTCGCGCCACCCTGCACCGCCTCGCGCTCGAGCGCGGAACGATCCACGCCCGCATCTCGGCACCGCCGCGCCTGTTCTTCGTCGAGACGCCCTCGGCGCTCGCAGTGGACCTCGGCTGCGCTTACGATCTCACCGTGGACGAGTACGGGAACAGCGTGTTGCACGTGACGCTCGGCTGGGTCAGCTTCGAGGAGGGCGGAAGGGAATCGCTCGTTCCCGCCGGCATGCGGTCTATCACCCGGACGGGCCTGGGAGTGGGAACACCGTTCGCCGACGACGCGCCGGAGGCGCTCCGCCGCGCGCTGATCGCGTTCGACTTCGAGCAGGGCGGCGATTCGGCGCTCGCGATCGTGCTGCGCGAGGCGCACGCCAGCGACGCCATCACGCTCTGGCACCTCATCTCGCGAGTGGATGCCTCGCGGCGCGCCGAGGTGTACGACCGCCTCGCCTCGCTGTCGCCACCGCCGCAAGGCGTCACGCGCGAAGCAGCGCTCCGCCTCGACCACGCCGCCCTGCGGCTCTGGTGGGAGACGCTGCCGGGCTCGATCCCCATCACGTCGGATTGGGGCAAGACACTGTGGCGGCTGTGGCTGAAACTCACGGCGTGGTGA
- a CDS encoding SRPBCC family protein gives MKWALMVLGALVALVIVAAVVGLFLPKGHVATRTVRIDKPPDEVWATITDFAAVPQWFAEIKSSERIADINGHPAWHENFGGFTADMETAEWDPPRRMKREVHSTNAGFRGSWTFELGPTDGGTRLTITEAGEVDNPIFRLMTRLMDQTATINKYTAALGRRLGTEVEARD, from the coding sequence ATGAAATGGGCGCTGATGGTTCTCGGGGCGCTGGTAGCGCTGGTCATCGTCGCCGCCGTCGTCGGCCTGTTCCTGCCCAAGGGCCACGTAGCCACCCGGACCGTTCGCATCGACAAGCCGCCGGACGAGGTGTGGGCCACCATCACAGACTTCGCCGCAGTGCCGCAGTGGTTCGCCGAGATCAAGAGCTCCGAGCGCATCGCCGACATCAACGGGCACCCCGCCTGGCACGAGAACTTCGGCGGCTTCACGGCGGACATGGAAACGGCCGAGTGGGACCCACCGCGGCGGATGAAGCGCGAGGTGCACTCCACCAACGCGGGCTTCCGAGGGTCGTGGACCTTCGAGCTGGGGCCGACCGACGGCGGTACGCGGCTCACGATCACGGAGGCGGGTGAGGTGGACAACCCGATCTTCCGGCTCATGACCCGCTTGATGGACCAGACCGCCACGATCAACAAGTACACGGCAGCGCTCGGCCGGCGGCTCGGGACGGAGGTCGAGGCTCGCGACTGA
- a CDS encoding PQQ-dependent sugar dehydrogenase — protein sequence MTRRYASALAALLLAGAAGAKVKSQDVAAGSRPWQGLTLTQVAGGLDNPLYLTAPVGDRRLFVVEQPGRIRIVKDGRLLPAPFLDITDRVGSGGERGLLSVAFHPQYRTNGRFYVNYTDRHGDTRIERYTARPDADSADPSSAALVLGVEQPFANHNGGLVMFGPDGMLYVGMGDGGSAGDPFGNGQKRSTLLGKLLRLDVDHSEPYAVPPGNAFNRRGDRGVRGERGERGDRGEIWALGLRNPWRFAFDRTTGLLYIADVGQNRWEEVNVAPATQAGLNYGWRTAEGAHCFLIPVCLRGGLVAPVLEYDHSQGCSITGGYVYRGSRIPTIAGHYFYSDYCTGWLRSFRYVDGAATDRRSWNVPGVGAVLSFGEDAAGELYVLSANGSVYRLDPAH from the coding sequence ATGACGCGCCGGTACGCCAGCGCGCTGGCGGCGCTCCTGCTCGCGGGTGCGGCAGGCGCGAAAGTGAAGTCGCAGGACGTCGCAGCCGGCTCGCGCCCCTGGCAAGGCCTGACGCTGACCCAGGTCGCCGGCGGGCTCGACAACCCGCTCTACCTCACCGCGCCCGTCGGCGACCGGCGGCTCTTCGTGGTCGAGCAGCCCGGCCGCATCCGGATCGTGAAGGACGGACGGCTCCTCCCCGCGCCGTTCCTCGACATCACCGATCGGGTCGGGAGCGGTGGCGAGCGCGGGCTGCTTTCCGTCGCCTTCCACCCCCAGTACCGGACCAACGGCCGGTTCTATGTGAACTACACCGACCGGCATGGCGACACCCGGATCGAGCGTTACACGGCGCGCCCCGACGCCGACTCCGCGGACCCCTCCTCAGCCGCCCTCGTCCTGGGCGTGGAGCAGCCCTTCGCGAACCACAACGGCGGGCTCGTGATGTTCGGTCCCGACGGAATGCTGTACGTGGGCATGGGCGACGGTGGGTCCGCCGGCGACCCGTTCGGTAACGGTCAGAAGCGCTCGACCCTCCTCGGCAAGTTGCTGCGCCTCGACGTGGACCATTCAGAGCCGTACGCGGTGCCGCCGGGGAATGCTTTCAACAGAAGGGGAGACAGGGGAGTTAGGGGAGAGAGGGGAGAGAGGGGAGACAGGGGAGAGATTTGGGCGCTCGGCCTGCGCAACCCGTGGCGTTTCGCGTTCGATCGAACAACCGGGCTGCTCTACATCGCGGACGTGGGGCAGAACCGGTGGGAGGAAGTTAATGTCGCGCCCGCAACCCAAGCAGGCCTCAACTACGGCTGGCGCACCGCCGAGGGGGCGCACTGCTTCCTGATACCCGTCTGTCTCCGCGGCGGCCTCGTGGCGCCGGTGCTCGAGTATGACCACTCGCAGGGCTGCTCGATAACCGGCGGCTACGTGTACCGCGGCTCACGCATCCCGACGATTGCCGGGCACTACTTCTACAGCGACTACTGCACCGGCTGGCTGCGCAGCTTCCGCTACGTTGACGGCGCGGCCACGGACCGCCGCTCGTGGAACGTGCCGGGCGTGGGCGCCGTGCTCTCCTTCGGCGAGGATGCCGCGGGCGAGCTCTATGTCCTCTCTGCCAATGGGAGCGTGTACCGGCTCGACCCGGCGCACTAA
- a CDS encoding acyl-CoA dehydrogenase, protein MTTTQTAALPLTVLSEEEAMFQGAVRDFAEEQVKPLVHAMDEAGALEPSLIPRVFEMGLMGIEIPDPLGGAGGSFFMAALAVEELSHVDAATAILVDVQNTLVNNCLLRWGNDEQKARYAPKLAAEWVGAYALSEAGSGSDAFGLATRAEKRGDRWVLNGRKLWITNGAEASLYVVFASVDTAKGYKGITAFLIERSFHGFAVGKKEDKLGIRASSTTELILDDCEVPDANVLGEVGKGYKVSIETLNEGRIGIGAQMIGVAGGALAAATSYVKERQQFGKPIAEFQAVQFQLAQAATELEAARLMVYNAARLKDAGHPFTQQAAMAKLFSSQVAERVTSLCVELFGGYGYTKEYPVEKFYRDAKIGTIYEGTSNMQLQTIAKLLLK, encoded by the coding sequence ATGACGACCACCCAGACCGCCGCGCTCCCCCTCACCGTCCTCTCCGAAGAAGAAGCGATGTTCCAGGGAGCGGTGCGCGACTTCGCCGAAGAGCAGGTCAAGCCGCTGGTTCACGCAATGGACGAGGCGGGCGCCCTCGAGCCGTCGCTCATCCCCCGGGTGTTCGAGATGGGCCTCATGGGGATCGAGATCCCGGACCCGTTGGGCGGCGCCGGGGGCTCGTTCTTCATGGCGGCGCTCGCGGTGGAGGAGCTGTCGCACGTGGATGCCGCGACCGCGATCCTGGTGGACGTCCAGAACACTCTCGTGAACAACTGTCTTCTCCGCTGGGGGAACGACGAGCAGAAGGCGCGTTACGCGCCGAAACTCGCCGCCGAATGGGTTGGCGCGTACGCGCTCTCCGAGGCGGGCTCCGGCTCGGACGCGTTCGGCCTGGCCACGCGGGCCGAGAAGCGCGGCGACCGCTGGGTGCTGAACGGCCGCAAGCTGTGGATAACGAACGGCGCCGAGGCGTCGCTGTACGTCGTGTTCGCGAGCGTCGATACTGCCAAGGGCTACAAGGGCATCACCGCGTTCCTGATCGAGCGGTCCTTCCACGGCTTCGCGGTCGGCAAGAAGGAGGACAAGCTCGGCATTCGCGCCTCGAGCACCACCGAGCTGATCCTCGACGACTGCGAAGTTCCGGACGCGAACGTCCTCGGCGAGGTGGGCAAGGGCTACAAGGTCTCGATCGAGACGCTGAACGAGGGCCGGATCGGGATCGGCGCGCAGATGATCGGGGTGGCGGGCGGCGCGCTCGCCGCGGCCACGTCGTACGTCAAGGAGCGCCAACAGTTCGGCAAGCCGATCGCCGAGTTCCAGGCCGTCCAGTTCCAACTCGCCCAGGCGGCCACCGAGCTGGAGGCGGCGCGCCTGATGGTCTACAACGCCGCACGCCTCAAGGACGCGGGGCATCCGTTCACGCAGCAGGCCGCGATGGCGAAGCTCTTCTCCTCGCAGGTCGCCGAGCGGGTGACGTCGCTGTGCGTGGAGCTCTTCGGCGGGTACGGCTACACCAAGGAGTACCCGGTCGAGAAGTTCTATCGCGACGCCAAGATCGGCACCATCTACGAAGGCACCAGCAACATGCAGCTCCAGACCATCGCGAAGCTGCTGCTCAAGTAA